The sequence below is a genomic window from Falco rusticolus isolate bFalRus1 chromosome 8, bFalRus1.pri, whole genome shotgun sequence.
GTTCAGCCCCCCACACGTGACTCGGCATGCTCCCGTAGGGACGAGGGATCcatcccctccttccccccaggAACTCTGCTGCAGCCTTGACCGCCGTGCCCCGAACCCCTcgcctggggcagggggtgatgTCAAAGCCCCCCACAGGGACCCTGCCTCCTTCCCGAGGCAGCGGCTCTCCAGGAAGGGTTTCTCCCTTCCCGCTCTCctctctgttcattttttttcctcttttcctcagcatttttCCCTGTCTGAGGGTGAGGGGGTGTCAGGCTTCTGAGTGCTGAACACGCTCTGCTTTGCCGATGATGTTTTCCCAAGCAAGAATTGCTGTGTGGCTCCACTCCCAGTGCCTGGGGACAACCCAAGGGGAGCAGGAGCTCTGGGTGGGATCTTCCCTCTCCGGGCTGGGGGGTGGttcccaccagcacccagggagGGGAGTAGTCCCAGCCCTCTCCCAGAGACCTCTGGATCCTCTTCGGATGTCTCTTCTTGGCTGGTGTCTCTGTTCCCAGCCACCCCAAGGTTTGCTCCTGCAGGGCTTTGGAGAGCCAAGCTCCTCTCCCGCTGCCGTGCTCGGGTCTGGCCGCCTGATGGAGACGTCCAtcccctgcagctcctctccatCACTGGGCTGCCTCTTCAGAAATATATCCTGCTCTCCCCGTGCTGTTCCAGCTCTACCTACGGATATTTAGTTTCTGCATCCCAGAATGGGACTGCCCCAGGATGGGCACCCGAGGTCTGATGCCAAACCCCAGATGCACGGGGTGGGAAGCTGCCCCACAGGGCTCAGGGAGGACCAGAGTGtccccagggggctgcagcaggtcCCCCCTCCTCACAGGGGACAGGGCTTGCATGGGCCTCAGGGAGCCTGCAGCAGTGCCTTGTACGCAAAACCAGTGGGGCTGCAAATAACATATTGCACAGATCCCAAAATTACTGGGAGAGTTTCACACTCAAGCTGGGGTCTGGGGGATGCTCAGTTGCTGTCCTCTGGGAAGCTGAATTTGGggttatttttagaaaaagattaTAAATACCATGGTAAGGAGAGCTGATTTACATTTAGGGTTGTGTTTGCAAATGTGCCCTGTCCCTGCGAGCCCCAGCGCTCGCTCCTGTGGCCACATGAAACTGCTTTTGGCTGGGTCAGGTtgtccccagggccaccctCTTCCCACCACCAGGGCCCGTGGGCAGGGACTCTCCTGTGACATGGCTGTGGATACTTGGGGATGTCCAGTGCGTGCCACGCAGCTCCCCTGGGCCACCACGCAGTGGCTCTGGGTAAGGAGAAACCTTTGCAGAACTGCACATCCTGGGACgcctggaaggaaaaaggacacGACTGCCGGGCACGAGATACAGCCCCTGATCCACAGCACCCTTCCGCAGCATGAGGTGCTCAGGGTGCCCTACCACCCTCCTACCATGGAAGTTTGCTGAGATGTCCATcccctttcctgctgctgagcttcccttccttctctcgGGTGGAagatgctgtggggctggagaggCTCCAAGGTACCCTCAAACCTGCCTGAgccatcccatccccatccccatacacatccccatccccataCACATCCTACCCCTGCCTCCATCCCACACCAACTCCATCCCACCCGCATTCTtatccccatcccatccccatctgGATTCTCTGCAGCCGGCAGGGTGGAGGCAGCCAGTCCATCCCGATGGAGCAGAGGCAGACACTGCCCTGCTATCCCACCCCGCTCTCACatccccccagcccagagccccGCCTGGTCCCAGAtgcatccccctgccccatccctcctgcacccagctcctgcccaaGATCTGCAGCAGCCTTGGGCTCACACAGCTCTTCGAAGGGTGGTTGGGAAGGAGGGGAGCGCTCAGCCTGTCTGTGCACACGTCTCCTGGGTGCAGCATCAGGGCTGGGCAAGGGAGCTCCACCACCACCTGAGCATCTCACCAGCTGCACTAACCCCTTGGCAGCCAGAGCACACAGGCACTCCCAAGGGGCTTGAACTGTGTGAAAACATGGGATTTTGGCACATCACTGCATTTTTCCCCACAGAGACCATTAATGAGcagtggtgggatggggagctCATGCAGCAGCCACCACCTTCCCAGCCAAGGCTCTGCACTCTCCAAACACCTGGAGATGCTCCTGCCtacttttcctctctgttttcagaGGCTTTCCTTCAActgtttcttttgtaaaaattcagaatgcaacattttataattaaaaaaaggaagaatgaagaTCCAACGCTATGGCTAGGCTGACTGCGTGAACCCGGCATCATCCCAGCACATCAGAAACTGGAAATGAAGCAAGACCAGATGAACCTTATCATGGGGCTATTAGTAAaaatgaagggagaaaaatcaaacatgttttcatggaaatttccatttttgaaggaaaaaaaaataaaagaaggacTAAACTTGGatgtgtttatataaatatggaaatgaaagctgtttCCCAAGCCTTGTTGCCGCCCCATGGCCAGCCCCGCTCTCCCGCTCCCTCCAACACCGGTTCTCCCTTTGCCATGACTCATGCCTGAGCCCCCCACAGCCATCATCCCCTGCCCTCCTCTGGCTCCTTCTCTGCTTGCAGCAGCCTCCTCTTCTATCAGCAAAGCATTGCTTTATATTCAGCAACCAGTTGGCTTTGCCAAACGGCAGCCGGTGCCGCAGCCCCGCTGCCGACAGGCACGTTGGTGGCACGCATCCCGAGGAATCAAGCTGGCCGGTTGAGGTAGTTCGAGGATGTGCAGCACGCTTCTGGGGCTCGCCTGTGGGCTGGTCCCCATGGAGCAATGTGCTAAGGGAGTCGGGGATGGAGATGGAGCTGATGGAGGAGCTGGGTGCCCCTCTGAAACCTGTCCTTGATGCCACTGCCGGGGACATGCCTGTAGGGCTGCATGGGGCCGATGGGACAGTACGGTGATGGGCGTACGCAGAGCAGCTGGGACCAATGCACACACTGCCACGGTCTGGCTTTGCAAACTCCTTCCCACCTCTACAGCAAGAGGCCTCCTCTATTCTGCCTTgctgtcagctttttttttttcctttgtttctatAGAAAATCCCAATTCCCCCAAATAATCCAGCTaagagtaagaagaaaaaaatacacaaatgtgTCATTGCATTCTCTTCCCGTCCCCGTCCCTTTCTCACACACAGGGCTTGAAAGCACACTGAAAGGTATTCAGTGTGCACGCTGCCAATTGTCACATCTTTCAATGACagattttaaatgaatgttattttgcaagggagagagagagagagagggagaaaaaaaaaaaaaaaaaaagaaagcccacACTGCTCATCCAAGAGCTGACAAGTCCTAACGGGCCTCATTTTCCAGAGacaaaaataactattttcaaaattcacAGCAGGGCCTTCGCCTACACACGCTGCACCAAGAGAAACCTGTGGGGAGAAATGTAAAACACATTGTGTAAATGGAAATGCACCATGCatccaaaatgcttttaaagctATTTACCCTCTTTCATCCTCGCCAGCTCTCCTCTGAGCACAAGTACGCACGCTCACACCCCGCCGAAGGCACGGGGGCATGGCGCTTTGCTGGCTGCCCCGGCTCCCAAGCTGCCTGGCCCCCAGCAATCTCATGGGCTGGCTCCCCATGGTAGGTGGATGATGGGGAGTTGGTTCCCCCTGCTACTTGCATGCTGGTGGGAGAGCGGTGCCCATCTGCAGCGAGGGGACATGGTGTGGCGCTGGCAGGTGAGAGTCGTTCCCGtaaccccccctccccagcttcgAAGTCCTGCAGCAACAGAGCAGAACATCAGCTTCTGCAGAGACCTTCTTGAGATCTTCCTACCGCCCCAGGTTCAGCAGCAGGGATGTGGGGACGGGGAcagccccagcactgggaaggagcagttggggggtggggggtgggtggatgCATAGAACGCATGGAGAGGAACGTGGGTGCCTACAGCCATGCACATGGGAGGTCTGGCCAGGCAGAACTATGGAGGAAAGGATCTGCTGGGTGGCTGACCCACATGAAGTCCACCAGAGCTTGGATCAAACCTGCGTCCCAAATGTGGGTCTGTAGAACAATATCTGTCCTCTGAGTGCACCCAACCACTTCTCCATAAGCCATAGTTCCTCACCAGGGCTGCTCCCGGCCCCCCAAGCCAGTGGAGAGGAGAAGCCATGGCTCCACATGAGGCCCCTGTAGCAGCAACCTGAGTCCAGCCATGGCAGTCTCAGGTCTGACACCCAAGGTCAGGAACCCATCCTTCCACAAAGAAGTAAAATAGGGAAACGCCACGGTCTTGGGTTTGGGGGAGGCCCTCAAGTTCCCAGAGCAAAGGCAAAGAAgacagctgcctggcagcaggcCGAAAGTCAGGAGCATGTATATACAGGGAAATGAGGAGGGACaacctgcaggcagagccacTGAGGCTGGCCAGCCCCTCTGCATCACCACCCCAGGGTCCCGCGCTTCCTCTGCCGCTGCACTGGCCAACACTCAAAGCTTGCAAATGCCTGCAGAGTCCTTGAGAAAAGGGCCTCTCTTTCCAGAAGGGGCTGTGCATGGGCCATCCCAGCTCAGCAGACTTGTGCACCACCACCAAGCAGCACGGCTGAGCCCACACTGCCTTTCCTTGCCCACTGGGACCACCTCCCTGTAGCCACCGGTCCAGCCAGAGAGGAGAAGGATTCTGGAGTGAACACCGgagcaagagaaagcaagagagtGCTGGCCATCTCCCTGTCCATCCCTCTTCCACACTCCCATCCCACGGCACTGCCGTCTGGAGCTCcaccctggccaggctgggtcAGTGCTGGGGGATTCTCTTGTCAGATGCGGTTGGACATGAGCCTGGTGTTCAGCTTGCGGAAGAAAGAGCGCAGCTTGCAGATCTTGCActtcttctttttgttcctaCTTTTCAGGGgctccccaccacctccccactCCTCCACATCATCCTCGCTGGCCCAAGGTCCCCAGGCACCACCGTTGAAGTCTGGATGAGCCCGGGGGTTCTCCGCAGGGTACCGCACCGGGATGGCCGTTCGGTTGTAGTGCACCAACCTCATCAGGAGGGTCCTGACCACATCTGGGCGCTGGTCCGAGAGGTCATAGCGCTCGTAGGGGTCAGCGGTGATGTTGAAGAGCCACAGGGACTTCCTCAGGCCATCGGTGAGACGTTCCAGgttccaccagctccctgggaaaTTGGTCAGGGTCTGCGGTGGGATCCAGTCACTGTATCCCGGGTCACCAGTAAGAAGCTTCCACTCCCCAACACGGATGGAGGCTTGCACGGCCGTGTTCCATATACCAAAGCCGTCCTCCAAGGAGCCGTACTTGGCATGGTTATACAGGGGGTCGATGTTGTGCAGGATTTCAGTTCGCGGTGACTCCTTGCCCTCACTGATGGCAGGCCAGACGTTGTAGCCATCCAAGCCTGGGACGTTGCTCAGGTTGCCCCTGGCCAGGCTGACCAGAGTTGGGTACCAGTCCGTGATGTGAACCAGTGCCCAGCTAGTCCGACGCTTGCGCTTGATCAGGGGACTGTGGACAAAACCAATGCCACGGACTCCTCCTTCCCAGTACGTCCCTTTACGGCCCCGTAGTGGCCAGTTGCTTCCCCCGGAGAAGGTTTGCCCGCCGTTGTCAGTGGAGAATACGATCACGCTGTTGTCGTAATAACCGTACTTCTTGAGGGCCCAGGTGATGTTCTTCACCGCCTCGTCCATGCATGTCACCATGGCAGCATACTTGCGGCGAGCGACGTTGCCCATGGAGCGGTAGCGGTAGATGTACTCCTTGGGTGACTGCAGAGGTGTGTGGACTGCTTGGAAGGCCACATAGATGAAGATGGGCTCCTTGGGGCTGTGGGATGCCAGGATCTTGCTGACACGCTGAGCATAGAGGAAGGTGGAGTACTTCCCACTCTGGTCCCAAGCCACGTCCTCGCCTTCGTGCAGGTCATAGCCACAGACACCCGGCCCGTCGCAGTTGTCGTAGGTGTAGTAGTCCACATTGCCCGTCAGGGAGCCCAGGAAGGTGTCAAAGCCCCGACGGGTGGGCAGGCACTCCTTCTTGTAGAAGCCAAGGTGCCACTTGCCTACCATGTGTGTGGAGTAACCGGCTTCCTGCAGCTTCTGTGGCAGGGTGACCTGGTCGAGGGGCAGGCAGTTGGGCTGCCGAGGGCGGATAATGGAGTGCTGCAGCCCCGTGTGGATCTGGTACCTGCCAGGGAAGAGTCAGGAGGAATCAACGGCAATGAGAAGCTGTGCTGGGTGGGAATGCGATGGCACTTTATGTGCTGGAGACCCCACATGCATGCAGATCTCCGTGTCACCTGACCCAACCCCATGGAGCAAGCTCTgcggcagggacagggagctcCTCATCCACCCAAAAGTAccaaaagcagatgcaaaaaaaaagagggggcTCAGCAGACATGTCAAAAGCACACTGGTCTGCTCTCGCAGGATGCCACCAGCAGCCATCCCCactcctgccagcccaggggagGTGGCTGGGCTCCGTCAGGGCTGGGCAGCACAAGCAAGAGTTGCACAGCAATCCCTGTGGGTTTGCAGTGCCCCACCTGGGTGCCTGTGCACCCCTGTCCCCCCTTGCTTTGTGTACCCCTAAGATTCCTGGGACCCCTCTAGAGCCAtcaggagggaagaggggctTTTGCCTGGACCCTGGTGGGCTCCACCACACCCAGGCATTAGGTACCACATCCAGGGACCTCCCTGGGGACCACTCCTCAGAAGAGGACAATCTGATGAGATCTGCCTCCTACGTTGAGTGCTGagctcccagcactgctccaggGAAAGCCCCATCTGTCCCAGGAGGCAGAAGGGCCCAGAATAAGGGGAGACCTGACTGTGCCACATGGGAGAGGGTGCCAGACCAGCATCCAGCTTGCCCTGGCCAGTGCAGCACCGAACACGCAATCAGGAAGAGCACGGTCTAAAGGACTCATAGATGCAGGGGAGGATCATCCTTTGAcctcacagcccagcagcaaagCCCAAGGGCCAGTGTAACAGAAGCACAGGACAGCTCCTTGCCCAGAACTAAAGGACCTCATGGCCAGAGACCACCTTACCCCAAAGAAATGTATGTTACCCAATGGCATCCGCATTTTTGGCCTTGCCATGTGCCGCTATTTATTCCATGCAAAAATCAACCGTTTACCCGGGAAGCCTTCTAGAGAAAGGCAGCAAGATGCTTTTCTCTGGAGGATCTCCACCATCTGCCAATACACAGGGGCATCTGTCTAGCAGCAATCTGGGGGTTAAGCCCCACAGAGCTGAGGAAGGGACAGAAGGGGGGACGTGAGTGGGCAGGCACTGGCTTACCTGCCGGTTATCAGCTGGCTCCGGGACGGGGTGCAGATGGGCTGGATGTAGTAGTTCTCCAGCTTAACACCCTCCGCTGCCAGCCTGTCCAGCGTTGGCGTCTGGATATCTGAGCCGTGATACCCGACGTCATGGTAGCCCTGGTCATCAGTCAGAATGAAGATGATGTGGGGTGGCCTGGCGAATGCAGGAGGCAGCGATTTCTCCATGGGGTTCGTGGCCACATCAGCCACCAAACTGGGCTTCATCCAGTCCCAGGATAAATAGCCAAAGCTGAGCAGGCTGACAAGCGAGAAGCCCGTGAGGGCATAAACGGCCATCCCGAGCACGCTGCGCTGCCTGCAAAGGGAGCTACTGTCCCGGCATCGTCTCAGAGCCACGGAAACAGGGTCTCCCCCTCCTCCGGGTGAGCCCCCCAACCTAGGGGATGGCCCCCAAAACCCCTGCAGCCAGttttgcaggagcagctcccaTGAAGGCACACTCGTGTGCACACAAAGAACTTAATCTGCCGGGGCTGGGTTGCCTtcagtcaaaagaaaataaccctCGCGCCGCTCCAATCAAACACATCTGCACGGCAGGACGGGCTCCTCGCAGTGATTAACggcagccccagagctgctcaCCAAGCGTCCCGAGCACTAGAAACACTTCCTGGCTTCCTGGCGTTTTCGCGCTGGCGTTATTTCTTTATGAAGAACCCCATAAAAACCTCACCAGAGAAAGTAGCTGGATTCTCCTcggctccagccctctgcccGCCCAGCTATCCAGATAGCTCGCTCAGGATATGATCCCTTTCTTTAAAGTCCTGCAGAAGAGGGTGCTAAAGTTCAAGCCCAGTGGTGCCGAGCTCTCCTCCTCACTCTCCCGGGAAGAGCCGccctctccttttcccaccCTCTGCTCCAAGGCAGAGTCCCAACATCTGCCCGGGACGTGGGCTAAGCTGCCAGGTTTATGGGGAGCCGCAGGCTCAGCccctcccagctcagcagctccaGGAAAAAGCTGGGAAGCCCTGGAGTGTGCAGGGTCCTAAGCGTGGTAttccctgagctgctggcaCTACCCTCCCCACTTGCCCCAAGACGCGTGATGCATGGGCCATGGCCACGGTGGGATGCTCAGCTGAAGCCCCCACAGCGTCCAGCCATGGAGGGCAGCGGGAAGGGCTGGGACCCCAGGAGGGATTGCTGGGGCCAGCTGCCTGCGCTACCAGAATCACCATCCAAATAAATCCTGGGCAAAGGGAAATTGCAAAAACTTGTTGGGACACTCCCAGTGTTGAGTAAAACCACCCAGGGGCatgcagagcactgcagagtGAGGCGAGTGCTGCTGCACCCATTTTCcaagtggggaaactgaggcacagagggaTCATTCTTACTGGCCATGGCCACAGCTAGCCAGTGGCAAGGTTTGATGTGAATTAGAGATCTCTGCCAGCTCAAGGGTACTGGTCTGAGCCTGGGGTACTGGAACAAGGGGCCAGGTCAGTGCCCTGATGTTTCAGGGGCGCTTTCGGGACAGACGGGTGATGCTCCTGTGTAATTCCTTTTGCAGGGCCAGTGTTCGTCAGGCACCAGGAAGCCGTCACGCCTAGCATGCATCTCACCCCCTCAACTTTTCCCGGGGCAGGACTTGGCCCAGCAGGGGGGATTTTGGTAGCACAAACTCATCCACGTTTACCCACTCTTGACAGAGCCGggagctgagccctgcagctctTTGCACTGTATCAATGGGGACCCAGGCGGTCCCAGCAGACAGGGCACCCCGacacagcccccccagcctgccaccctgcctgcctttAGGACTGCACGGCTGCAGCAGCGGGGGCTCGCTGGAGGCTTTGGGAGGTCTCTGCCTGCACTTAGGCAAGGGCTGGCTCAGAGAAGCAGCTCAGCCAGGTGGCTCCtggccccctgccctgggctgcccgcCTTGTCCCCAGCCCAAGGCTCCCCTCTGCATCCCCTCTCCTGCGTCCCCTCCTCTAGGTCCCCTCTTAAGGCTCCCCCCACACTCTGCCCAGGCACTGCCCTTCCCCTGATGCCTCCAGCCCCCTTGTGCCCCACACCTCCCCACTGCCCCACGCCAGCCTGCCCCATGGGA
It includes:
- the ARSI gene encoding arylsulfatase I, coding for MAVYALTGFSLVSLLSFGYLSWDWMKPSLVADVATNPMEKSLPPAFARPPHIIFILTDDQGYHDVGYHGSDIQTPTLDRLAAEGVKLENYYIQPICTPSRSQLITGRYQIHTGLQHSIIRPRQPNCLPLDQVTLPQKLQEAGYSTHMVGKWHLGFYKKECLPTRRGFDTFLGSLTGNVDYYTYDNCDGPGVCGYDLHEGEDVAWDQSGKYSTFLYAQRVSKILASHSPKEPIFIYVAFQAVHTPLQSPKEYIYRYRSMGNVARRKYAAMVTCMDEAVKNITWALKKYGYYDNSVIVFSTDNGGQTFSGGSNWPLRGRKGTYWEGGVRGIGFVHSPLIKRKRRTSWALVHITDWYPTLVSLARGNLSNVPGLDGYNVWPAISEGKESPRTEILHNIDPLYNHAKYGSLEDGFGIWNTAVQASIRVGEWKLLTGDPGYSDWIPPQTLTNFPGSWWNLERLTDGLRKSLWLFNITADPYERYDLSDQRPDVVRTLLMRLVHYNRTAIPVRYPAENPRAHPDFNGGAWGPWASEDDVEEWGGGGEPLKSRNKKKKCKICKLRSFFRKLNTRLMSNRI